In Paractinoplanes brasiliensis, the following proteins share a genomic window:
- a CDS encoding TAXI family TRAP transporter solute-binding subunit, translating into MRRMAAAAGFALVLTGALTACGGRQDTASTDAGGEVTCDVANETRIGIATGNATGVYFALGNAYAEQIGAAGGKVKATASETGASVQNIQQLVAGTYGVAFSLADTAADAVNGSGSFDSKQPIAALARIHTNYTQVIVRKAAGIKDVAGMRGKRVSTGSPKSGTEVIANRLLTAAGLDPAEDVSAQKLDLTKTVDGMKDGSIDALFWSGGLPTPGITDLLTTSGGQVEFLDITPLLPEMQKINEVYEEGSIPAATYKLAADTKTIVVPNVLLVKNDLDANVACTLTRTLFDRKPQLEQANAAAKEISLDQARKTEPVPLHRGATKALDDLGAPK; encoded by the coding sequence ATGAGACGAATGGCAGCAGCGGCCGGGTTCGCGCTCGTGCTCACCGGCGCGCTCACGGCCTGCGGCGGACGGCAGGACACCGCCTCGACCGACGCCGGTGGGGAGGTGACCTGCGACGTCGCGAACGAGACCCGGATCGGCATCGCCACCGGCAACGCGACCGGTGTCTACTTCGCTCTCGGCAACGCGTACGCCGAGCAGATCGGCGCCGCCGGCGGCAAGGTCAAGGCCACCGCGTCCGAGACCGGCGCCTCGGTGCAGAACATCCAGCAGCTCGTGGCCGGCACGTACGGTGTCGCGTTCTCGCTGGCCGACACCGCCGCCGACGCGGTCAACGGCTCCGGCAGCTTCGACAGCAAGCAGCCGATCGCCGCGCTGGCCCGCATCCACACCAACTACACGCAGGTGATCGTGCGTAAGGCGGCCGGCATCAAGGACGTGGCCGGCATGAGGGGCAAGCGGGTCTCCACCGGCTCGCCCAAGTCGGGCACCGAGGTCATCGCGAATCGCCTGCTCACCGCGGCCGGGCTCGACCCCGCCGAGGATGTCAGCGCCCAGAAGCTCGACCTCACCAAGACCGTCGACGGCATGAAGGACGGCTCGATCGACGCGCTGTTCTGGTCGGGCGGGCTGCCCACTCCCGGCATCACCGACCTGCTCACCACGTCGGGCGGCCAGGTCGAGTTCCTCGACATCACGCCGCTGCTGCCCGAGATGCAAAAGATCAACGAGGTGTACGAGGAGGGTTCCATCCCGGCCGCGACGTACAAGCTGGCCGCCGACACCAAGACGATCGTCGTCCCGAACGTGCTGCTCGTGAAGAACGACCTGGACGCCAACGTCGCCTGCACGCTGACCAGGACGCTGTTCGACCGCAAGCCCCAGCTCGAGCAGGCCAACGCGGCCGCCAAGGAGATCAGCCTCGACCAGGCCCGCAAGACCGAGCCGGTGCCGCTGCACCGCGGCGCCACGAAGGCTCTCGACGACCTGGGCGCCCCGAAATAG
- a CDS encoding DUF6745 domain-containing protein, whose protein sequence is MRPRALIATARRQAALWSQATEIRQEWFDVGTSTKPVDHHITEEAIASIYARHGRRRPEFVRVTSPRAALAYLDGLPAHEDLLTDSRPRPVASDIAAGLSRLRSSLEADFTEPPAERPRPKRKNGERWPRMTPEQALDAGLPFHEVLVQGVREELLRRLSGIYLPIRAALGPVPVGWYGHQDAYWVAFVDVLRRTGLAPVREEREFEVWATLTRSGGWWWPGDHRCVLVERPVTLRTDPLFVEYGDGWSVGQAAQNELRAHRAGPTVW, encoded by the coding sequence GTGCGCCCTCGCGCTTTGATCGCGACCGCGCGGCGACAGGCCGCGCTCTGGTCCCAGGCGACTGAGATTCGCCAGGAATGGTTCGACGTCGGCACCTCCACGAAGCCGGTCGACCACCACATCACCGAAGAGGCGATCGCCTCGATCTACGCCCGGCACGGCCGGCGGCGTCCCGAGTTCGTCCGGGTCACGTCCCCTCGCGCCGCGCTTGCCTACCTCGACGGGCTGCCGGCCCACGAGGATCTGCTCACCGATTCCCGTCCCCGGCCGGTCGCCAGTGACATCGCGGCCGGGCTGTCCCGCCTGCGGTCCTCGTTGGAGGCCGACTTCACCGAGCCGCCGGCCGAGCGGCCCCGGCCCAAGCGCAAGAACGGCGAGCGCTGGCCCCGGATGACCCCCGAGCAGGCCCTCGACGCGGGGCTGCCGTTCCATGAGGTGCTGGTTCAGGGCGTACGGGAGGAGCTTCTCCGTCGTCTGTCCGGGATCTATCTGCCGATCCGGGCGGCGCTGGGCCCGGTGCCGGTCGGCTGGTACGGCCATCAGGACGCGTACTGGGTCGCGTTCGTGGACGTGTTGCGGAGGACCGGCCTGGCCCCCGTACGCGAGGAGCGGGAGTTCGAGGTGTGGGCCACGCTGACCCGGTCGGGCGGCTGGTGGTGGCCCGGCGACCATCGGTGCGTGCTGGTCGAGCGCCCGGTGACGCTGCGCACCGACCCGCTGTTCGTCGAGTACGGCGACGGGTGGTCGGTGGGACAGGCGGCTCAAAATGAATTGCGGGCTCACCGGGCCGGTCCTACGGTTTGGTGA
- a CDS encoding TetR/AcrR family transcriptional regulator produces MDAHLRRLWRHRGATLPTPRRGPRQQLDLDDILDAAVAIADASGLDAVSTRAVAARFDKTAMALYPYVGDKENLLALMQDHASAIPAPAPATLRAWATALFELYLAHPWLTERSWAQGSQGPNEQDWMEALLTILDGLDTVAANRAPAVTMLYATTRATAQTAAAYQRLTAADEAAWLARAAAVPDFASRYPLSAALTPQTENWRDAPYAGLMAAVDLLTAGLRSGT; encoded by the coding sequence ATGGACGCTCACCTTCGGCGGCTCTGGCGGCACCGTGGGGCGACACTGCCCACGCCCCGCCGCGGACCCCGCCAGCAGCTCGACCTCGACGACATCCTCGACGCCGCCGTCGCGATCGCCGACGCGTCCGGGCTCGACGCCGTCTCCACCCGGGCCGTCGCCGCGCGCTTCGACAAGACGGCGATGGCGCTCTACCCGTACGTGGGCGACAAGGAGAACCTGCTCGCGCTGATGCAGGACCATGCGAGCGCGATACCCGCACCCGCCCCGGCAACCCTGCGGGCGTGGGCGACGGCGCTGTTCGAGCTCTACCTGGCCCACCCCTGGCTCACCGAACGGTCCTGGGCGCAGGGCAGCCAGGGCCCGAACGAGCAGGACTGGATGGAGGCCCTGCTCACGATCCTCGACGGGCTCGACACCGTCGCGGCGAACCGGGCGCCGGCCGTCACGATGCTGTACGCGACCACACGCGCCACGGCCCAGACGGCGGCCGCCTATCAACGCCTGACCGCCGCCGACGAGGCCGCCTGGCTCGCCCGCGCCGCCGCCGTCCCGGACTTCGCCTCGCGCTACCCGCTGTCCGCCGCCCTGACCCCGCAGACAGAGAACTGGCGGGACGCGCCGTACGCGGGTCTGATGGCCGCCGTCGACCTGCTGACAGCCGGCCTGCGCTCAGGAACGTGA
- a CDS encoding alpha/beta fold hydrolase has translation MPTARLHDGSTIDVKVQGSGPAVLTPVSTRLIEGEQAEAMRAWGADPHLGHHLATGLAEAGFQVITADYEGHRNEHPAPLTLTADAVAADLLAIADAAGADRFAYYGYSWTALSGLQLALRTERLTALAMGGFPPLGGPYAAMLAVTGSAHRLALDPPPPPTGDAVPGDWDSVAFTQTPDQTRQFVTLYESLRDFDDSTVRLSIPRLAFAGENDNIQYGPAWDNAYVALAEPLRKHQSELTAYGWEVSLIPEADHLVAMQAAQVLPLLIPFLRSSL, from the coding sequence ATGCCTACCGCGCGACTTCACGACGGATCCACCATCGACGTCAAGGTCCAAGGCAGTGGCCCGGCCGTGCTCACCCCCGTCAGCACCCGTCTGATCGAGGGGGAGCAGGCCGAGGCGATGCGGGCCTGGGGCGCCGACCCCCACCTCGGGCACCATCTGGCGACCGGTCTCGCCGAGGCCGGCTTTCAGGTGATCACCGCGGATTACGAGGGCCACCGCAACGAGCACCCCGCGCCGCTCACCCTCACCGCCGACGCCGTCGCGGCCGACCTGCTGGCGATCGCCGACGCGGCCGGCGCCGACCGGTTCGCCTACTACGGCTATTCCTGGACGGCGCTGTCCGGGCTGCAGCTCGCCCTGCGCACCGAGCGGCTCACCGCCCTGGCCATGGGCGGTTTCCCCCCGCTCGGCGGCCCGTACGCGGCGATGCTCGCGGTCACCGGCTCAGCCCACCGCCTGGCGCTCGACCCGCCGCCCCCGCCCACCGGTGACGCTGTGCCGGGTGACTGGGATTCCGTGGCGTTCACCCAGACCCCCGATCAGACCCGGCAGTTCGTGACGCTCTACGAGTCGCTGCGGGACTTCGACGACTCCACGGTGCGTCTGAGCATTCCGCGGCTCGCCTTCGCCGGCGAGAACGACAACATCCAGTACGGCCCGGCGTGGGACAACGCGTACGTCGCCCTCGCCGAGCCGCTGAGGAAACATCAGAGCGAACTGACCGCGTACGGGTGGGAAGTGTCTTTGATCCCCGAAGCCGATCACCTGGTGGCCATGCAGGCCGCGCAGGTGCTGCCCCTCCTGATCCCGTTCCTCAGGTCGTCACTTTGA
- a CDS encoding SDR family NAD(P)-dependent oxidoreductase → MDLRLTNRVAVVTGGSAGIGAAIARGLAAEGAHVVLVARDAERLDEVAASIEGVRVLTVAADLTEPDAAERVATAVEAEFGGADILINNAGTGSEETILTAPDSRWQFFWELHVMAAVRLARSIAPGMKARGGGVILHNASICATQPLGYEPIYNTTKAALVMFSKCLANELIGDNIRVNAVNPGLVMTGDWIKTAKSLTEGAEQTWEQYLQKIADDNAPIGRFATPDEVADFFVFLCSERAAYSVGSTYYVDGGWLKVTT, encoded by the coding sequence ATGGATCTGCGTCTCACCAACAGGGTGGCCGTCGTCACCGGGGGCAGCGCCGGGATCGGTGCGGCGATCGCCAGAGGGCTGGCCGCCGAGGGCGCGCACGTCGTGCTCGTGGCCCGGGACGCCGAGCGGCTCGACGAGGTGGCGGCGTCGATCGAGGGCGTACGGGTCCTGACCGTCGCCGCCGACCTCACCGAGCCCGACGCCGCCGAGCGGGTGGCCACGGCCGTGGAGGCGGAGTTCGGCGGGGCCGACATCCTGATCAACAACGCCGGCACCGGGAGCGAGGAGACGATCCTCACCGCGCCCGACTCGCGGTGGCAGTTCTTCTGGGAGCTGCACGTGATGGCGGCCGTACGGCTGGCCCGGTCGATCGCGCCGGGCATGAAGGCCCGCGGCGGTGGCGTGATCCTGCACAACGCGTCGATCTGCGCCACCCAGCCGCTGGGCTACGAGCCGATCTACAACACCACCAAGGCCGCGCTCGTGATGTTCTCGAAGTGCCTGGCCAACGAGCTGATCGGCGACAACATCCGGGTCAACGCGGTCAACCCGGGCCTGGTCATGACCGGGGACTGGATCAAGACCGCGAAGTCGCTGACCGAGGGCGCCGAGCAGACCTGGGAGCAGTACCTGCAGAAGATCGCCGACGACAACGCCCCGATCGGCCGGTTCGCCACCCCGGACGAGGTCGCCGACTTCTTCGTCTTCCTCTGCTCGGAACGGGCCGCCTACTCCGTCGGGTCGACCTATTACGTCGACGGCGGCTGGCTCAAAGTGACGACCTGA
- a CDS encoding fatty acid desaturase family protein: MTTMAERPRTAGSDFAELGRRINQAGLLRRRPGYYALRLSLVAGALILGWSAFFLIGASWWTLAVAGFLAVAFAQTALVAHDLAHRQVFRTNKPSSRAGLIAGNLAIGMSYGYWMDKHTKHHANPNHDDLDPDVGPGVLVWSREAARGKGFLTRYQAYLFFPLLTLLGLSLKRDSLRWINEKKNPLEAALIAVHLVGYAAALITVLSPLQALAFLVVHQAIFGVYLGMTFAPNHKGMPHPDGTEDFLRKQVLTSRNVRGGRLVDAALGGLNYQIEHHLFPAMPTPNLRKAQPIVQQYCAEIGVPYEMTSLTDSYRQALAHLHDVGADLRR, encoded by the coding sequence ATGACGACGATGGCAGAGCGGCCGCGCACGGCCGGAAGCGACTTCGCGGAACTGGGCCGGCGGATCAACCAGGCGGGCCTGCTGCGCCGGCGGCCGGGGTATTACGCCCTGCGGCTGAGCCTGGTCGCGGGCGCGCTGATCCTCGGCTGGAGCGCGTTCTTCCTGATCGGCGCCTCGTGGTGGACGCTGGCGGTGGCTGGGTTCCTGGCCGTGGCGTTCGCGCAGACCGCGCTGGTCGCCCACGACCTGGCCCATCGCCAGGTGTTCCGCACCAACAAGCCCAGTTCCCGGGCCGGCCTGATCGCGGGCAACCTGGCCATCGGCATGTCGTACGGCTACTGGATGGACAAGCACACCAAGCACCACGCCAACCCCAACCACGACGACCTGGACCCGGACGTGGGACCGGGCGTGCTCGTCTGGTCGCGGGAGGCGGCGCGGGGCAAGGGGTTCCTCACCCGGTATCAGGCGTACCTCTTCTTCCCGCTGCTGACCCTGCTCGGGTTGTCGTTGAAGCGGGACAGCCTGCGGTGGATCAACGAGAAGAAGAACCCGCTGGAGGCCGCGCTGATCGCCGTGCACCTCGTCGGCTACGCCGCGGCGCTGATCACGGTGCTGAGCCCGCTGCAGGCGCTGGCGTTCCTCGTGGTGCACCAGGCGATCTTCGGGGTCTACCTGGGCATGACGTTCGCGCCCAACCACAAGGGCATGCCGCACCCCGACGGCACCGAGGACTTCCTGCGCAAGCAGGTGCTGACCTCCCGCAACGTGCGCGGCGGCCGCCTCGTCGACGCGGCGCTGGGCGGGCTCAACTACCAGATCGAGCACCACCTGTTCCCGGCCATGCCGACCCCGAACCTGCGCAAGGCCCAGCCGATCGTGCAGCAGTACTGCGCCGAGATCGGCGTCCCGTACGAAATGACCAGCCTGACCGACTCGTACCGCCAGGCCCTGGCCCACCTGCACGACGTCGGCGCCGACCTGCGGCGCTGA
- a CDS encoding sensor histidine kinase, producing MGGVETRGWIRDGLRAMAAGLLSIVLAVLNFPLFVLFLVSLVLTPVLGIGLVALPAVTALIRFKANLARRIAGWHGVTISRPYRPKPADVGPVGWKRYHWVITDPATWRDFAWLLPGAIGGLVLGTLTLALPAYGVEGIVLLPLWMYLAGEWSGYGVNWPVDSVGEGFLSMPQGLAFLALGLVVAPHLRRIEGLWSKLFLAPTRAAELRLRVTQLTTTRADTVDAQAAELRRIERDLHDGAQARLVSLGMTIGLAEELVERDPETARKLLSEARENSSTALVELRHLVRGIHPPVLAERGLDGAVRALALTSRIPTTVDSDLQGRLETPVESAAYFAVAEALANVQRHSAATFAYVSMHRHGDLLRLEVGDDGRGGADMAKGTGLAGMERRLAAFDGTMSVSSPPGGPTIVTMELPCASSSPRTMLSSGTD from the coding sequence ATGGGGGGCGTGGAGACCAGAGGCTGGATACGTGACGGGCTGCGAGCGATGGCGGCCGGGTTGCTCTCGATCGTGCTCGCGGTCCTGAACTTCCCGCTCTTCGTGCTCTTCCTGGTGTCGCTCGTGCTCACCCCCGTCCTCGGCATCGGGCTGGTGGCGCTGCCCGCCGTGACCGCCCTGATCCGGTTCAAGGCCAACCTGGCCCGCCGGATCGCCGGCTGGCACGGGGTCACCATCAGCCGCCCCTATCGCCCCAAACCGGCCGACGTCGGTCCGGTCGGCTGGAAGCGCTACCACTGGGTGATCACCGACCCGGCCACCTGGCGCGACTTCGCCTGGCTGCTGCCGGGCGCGATCGGCGGGCTGGTGCTCGGCACCCTCACGCTCGCCCTCCCGGCGTACGGGGTAGAGGGCATCGTCCTGCTCCCGCTCTGGATGTATCTGGCCGGCGAGTGGTCCGGCTACGGCGTGAACTGGCCCGTCGACAGCGTCGGCGAGGGTTTCCTGTCGATGCCCCAGGGCCTGGCCTTCCTCGCGCTGGGCCTGGTCGTCGCGCCCCACCTACGCCGTATCGAGGGGTTGTGGAGCAAGCTCTTCCTGGCCCCGACCCGCGCCGCCGAGCTGCGCCTGCGGGTCACCCAGCTCACCACCACCCGGGCCGACACGGTCGACGCCCAGGCCGCCGAGCTGCGCCGCATCGAACGCGACCTGCACGACGGCGCCCAGGCCCGGCTGGTGTCGCTCGGCATGACGATCGGGCTGGCCGAGGAACTGGTCGAGCGCGACCCCGAGACCGCTCGCAAGCTGCTGTCCGAGGCGCGCGAGAACAGCTCCACCGCCCTCGTCGAGCTGCGTCACCTCGTACGGGGGATTCATCCGCCGGTGCTGGCCGAGCGCGGCCTCGACGGTGCGGTCCGGGCACTCGCGCTGACCTCGCGCATCCCCACCACAGTGGATTCCGACCTCCAGGGCCGGCTCGAGACCCCGGTCGAGTCGGCGGCCTACTTCGCGGTCGCCGAGGCGCTGGCCAACGTGCAACGGCACAGCGCGGCCACGTTCGCCTACGTGAGCATGCACCGCCACGGCGACCTGCTGCGGCTCGAGGTCGGCGACGACGGACGGGGTGGCGCCGACATGGCCAAGGGCACGGGGCTCGCCGGAATGGAGCGACGTCTCGCCGCCTTCGATGGCACGATGTCCGTGTCCAGCCCGCCGGGCGGACCGACCATCGTGACCATGGAGTTGCCGTGCGCGTCGTCATCGCCGAGGACCATGCTCTCCTCCGGGACGGACTGA
- a CDS encoding response regulator transcription factor yields MRVVIAEDHALLRDGLTRILEAFGFEVVAVVDRGPDVLPTLTECKPDVAVLDVRLPPTFTDEGLQAAIAVRREVPGLPILVLSQHVEPLYARELLSDRRGGVGYLLKDRVSDVAQFIDGVRQVAAGGTVMDPEVVARLLDRSRPLDVLTAREREVLGEMAEGRSNAAIAARLFVTEKAVSKHINNIFTKLGLPPSEDDNRRVLAVLAYLDS; encoded by the coding sequence GTGCGCGTCGTCATCGCCGAGGACCATGCTCTCCTCCGGGACGGACTGACCCGGATTCTGGAGGCGTTCGGCTTCGAGGTCGTCGCGGTGGTCGATCGCGGTCCCGACGTGCTGCCCACGCTGACCGAGTGCAAGCCCGACGTGGCCGTGCTCGACGTGCGCCTGCCGCCCACCTTCACCGACGAGGGGCTGCAAGCCGCCATCGCCGTACGCCGTGAGGTCCCCGGACTGCCGATCCTGGTGCTCTCGCAGCACGTCGAGCCGCTGTACGCCCGCGAGCTGCTCTCCGACCGCCGCGGCGGGGTCGGTTATCTGCTCAAGGACAGGGTGTCTGACGTGGCGCAGTTCATCGACGGCGTACGCCAGGTGGCCGCGGGTGGCACCGTCATGGACCCCGAGGTGGTGGCACGCCTGCTCGACCGTTCCCGCCCGCTCGACGTGCTCACCGCGCGCGAGCGTGAGGTGCTGGGCGAGATGGCCGAGGGGCGTTCCAACGCGGCGATCGCGGCCCGCCTGTTCGTCACCGAGAAGGCGGTGAGCAAGCACATCAACAACATCTTCACCAAGCTCGGGCTGCCGCCGTCGGAGGACGACAACCGGCGGGTGCTCGCCGTCCTGGCCTATCTGGACAGCTGA
- a CDS encoding LLM class F420-dependent oxidoreductase yields MRVCLFIEPHRGASYDTQSRFARHAEDAGYEGLLRADHYRALTPDPGLPGPTDAWVTLAGLARETKTLRIGTMVNSATFRLPGPLSIIVAQVDQMSGGRVELGMGAGWVEREHTAYGIPFPPVGERFDRLEEQLEILTGLWGTDEGETYSFHGKHYQLVDAHALPRPAQRPHPPIIVGGKGPRRTPELAARYADEYNMPFKSVAETAAAFDRVRRACERIGRAEPPTLSAGIVVAIGRSDAEAERRAAPLHVKSVLPPEDPVVGPPARLVQRINEMREIGATRVHLRIIEMDDLDHLDLIAAEVLPQLSR; encoded by the coding sequence ATGCGCGTCTGTCTGTTCATCGAGCCACACCGGGGTGCCTCTTATGACACCCAATCGAGGTTCGCGCGGCACGCCGAAGACGCTGGTTACGAGGGACTTCTGCGCGCCGACCACTATCGAGCGCTGACCCCCGACCCGGGGCTGCCCGGCCCCACCGACGCCTGGGTGACGCTGGCCGGCCTCGCGCGCGAGACGAAGACCCTGCGTATCGGCACGATGGTGAACTCAGCCACATTCCGCCTGCCGGGTCCTTTGTCGATCATCGTGGCGCAGGTCGACCAGATGAGCGGCGGCCGCGTCGAGCTGGGCATGGGCGCCGGCTGGGTGGAGCGCGAACACACCGCGTACGGCATCCCGTTCCCCCCGGTAGGTGAGCGCTTCGACCGCCTCGAGGAGCAGCTGGAGATCCTCACCGGACTGTGGGGCACGGACGAGGGCGAAACCTATTCGTTCCACGGCAAGCATTACCAGCTGGTGGACGCCCACGCGTTGCCGCGCCCGGCGCAGCGGCCGCATCCGCCGATCATCGTCGGGGGCAAAGGCCCACGCCGTACGCCTGAGCTGGCGGCCCGCTACGCCGACGAGTACAACATGCCGTTCAAGTCCGTGGCCGAGACCGCCGCGGCGTTCGACCGCGTCCGCCGGGCGTGCGAGCGGATCGGCCGCGCCGAGCCGCCCACCCTGTCGGCCGGCATCGTCGTGGCGATCGGCCGCAGCGACGCCGAGGCCGAACGCCGGGCCGCTCCCCTGCACGTCAAGAGCGTGTTGCCGCCGGAGGACCCGGTGGTCGGCCCGCCCGCCCGGCTGGTGCAGCGGATCAACGAGATGCGCGAGATCGGCGCCACCCGGGTGCACCTTCGCATCATCGAGATGGACGACCTCGACCACCTCGACCTGATCGCCGCCGAGGTGCTGCCTCAGCTGTCCAGATAG
- a CDS encoding ABC transporter substrate-binding protein, with the protein MSAAAGCSDDSTDGDGGTGASLEKITYLTSFGTFGRDSYAYVALEKGYFKDAGFDVTVNPGKGSGENIKSIVSGQAQFTPIDLTGGLIAAGGKDKTSGFVAVSAIQQRTMAAIIALEGNGINSPKDLEGKTLADAPGSVVRTLFPTYAKLANVDANKVKFVNGEAQTLIGTLASGRVQGIGQFVVGKPTVETVAKGKKAVVLPYSDVLQDLYGNVLITSSKYAQDNPEKVKKFTEALLKGLNDSITNPDEAGKITQKYVQTAKPEGVAAELTVMGPYVKSAAAGIPVGALDAERVARSIAILQGSGQIQPGLKPEQVINFDLTPKA; encoded by the coding sequence ATGAGCGCCGCCGCCGGGTGCAGCGACGACTCGACAGACGGCGACGGTGGCACCGGCGCCTCGCTCGAAAAGATCACTTACCTGACCTCGTTCGGTACGTTCGGCCGTGACTCCTACGCGTACGTGGCTCTCGAGAAGGGCTACTTCAAGGACGCGGGCTTCGACGTCACGGTCAACCCGGGCAAGGGCTCCGGTGAGAACATCAAGTCGATCGTGTCGGGCCAGGCCCAGTTCACCCCGATCGACCTCACCGGTGGCCTGATCGCGGCCGGCGGCAAGGACAAGACCAGCGGCTTCGTCGCGGTGAGCGCCATCCAGCAGCGCACGATGGCCGCGATCATCGCGCTCGAGGGCAACGGCATCAACTCGCCCAAGGACCTCGAGGGCAAGACGCTGGCCGACGCGCCCGGCTCGGTCGTCCGGACGCTGTTCCCGACCTACGCCAAGCTGGCCAACGTCGACGCCAACAAGGTCAAGTTCGTCAACGGCGAGGCGCAGACCCTGATCGGCACGCTCGCCTCCGGCCGGGTCCAGGGCATCGGTCAGTTCGTCGTCGGCAAGCCGACCGTCGAGACCGTCGCCAAGGGCAAGAAGGCCGTCGTGCTGCCGTACAGCGACGTCCTGCAGGACCTCTACGGCAACGTGCTGATCACCTCGAGCAAGTACGCGCAGGACAACCCCGAGAAGGTCAAGAAGTTCACCGAGGCGCTGCTCAAGGGCCTCAACGACAGCATCACGAACCCCGACGAGGCCGGCAAGATCACGCAGAAGTACGTGCAGACGGCCAAGCCGGAAGGCGTCGCCGCCGAGCTCACGGTGATGGGCCCGTACGTGAAGTCGGCCGCGGCCGGCATCCCGGTCGGCGCGCTCGACGCGGAGCGGGTCGCCCGCTCGATCGCGATCCTGCAGGGCTCCGGCCAGATCCAGCCGGGCCTCAAGCCCGAGCAGGTCATCAACTTCGATCTGACCCCGAAGGCCTGA
- a CDS encoding ABC transporter permease, whose product MQDTLTPPSEAAVARPARPERRISVSVVAWPVFGVVLTIALWWAVVEIFDVQPIILPSPLDVADSFSTYPDLLLATTWDTVRVTLIGFGLSIVIGVALGTAIAAWKPFERAFGPLLVALNAVPKVAIAPLMIAWFGFGTKPVLAMAFLLCFFPIVLSTATGLTSTPAELAELARSLDAGRVQTFLRVRVPAALPQIFVGLKLAMPLAVIGVAVGEMQSGAVDEGLGTIIVQTAGQGDTATAFAALTLMAVVSIILYYAIVVVERLALPWVRGTTA is encoded by the coding sequence GTGCAAGACACCCTGACGCCCCCGTCGGAGGCCGCTGTGGCCCGTCCCGCCCGCCCGGAGCGGCGCATCTCTGTCTCGGTGGTTGCCTGGCCGGTGTTCGGTGTCGTCCTGACCATCGCGCTCTGGTGGGCGGTCGTCGAGATCTTCGACGTCCAGCCGATCATCCTGCCGTCGCCGCTCGACGTCGCCGACAGCTTCAGCACCTATCCCGACCTGCTGCTCGCCACCACATGGGACACCGTCCGGGTCACCCTGATCGGCTTCGGACTGTCCATCGTCATCGGTGTCGCGCTCGGCACGGCCATCGCCGCCTGGAAGCCGTTCGAGCGGGCGTTCGGCCCGCTGCTGGTGGCCCTCAACGCCGTCCCCAAGGTCGCCATCGCCCCGCTGATGATCGCCTGGTTCGGCTTCGGCACCAAGCCGGTGCTCGCGATGGCCTTCCTGCTCTGCTTCTTCCCGATCGTGCTGTCGACCGCGACCGGCCTCACCAGCACCCCGGCCGAACTCGCCGAGCTGGCCCGGTCGCTCGACGCCGGCCGGGTGCAGACCTTCCTGCGCGTACGGGTCCCGGCCGCGCTGCCCCAGATCTTCGTCGGCCTGAAACTGGCCATGCCCCTGGCCGTGATCGGAGTGGCCGTCGGTGAGATGCAGTCCGGCGCCGTCGACGAGGGCCTCGGCACCATCATCGTGCAGACCGCGGGCCAGGGCGACACCGCCACGGCGTTCGCGGCGCTGACCCTGATGGCCGTCGTCAGCATCATCCTGTACTACGCGATCGTCGTCGTCGAACGGCTGGCCCTGCCCTGGGTCCGCGGCACCACGGCCTGA